Proteins encoded together in one Oceanobacillus iheyensis HTE831 window:
- a CDS encoding GNAT family N-acetyltransferase, whose product MQIMRANEFNDQYVREKFSKTFVDGFGKDLRYFAEDKEKLAKALEHMFILENFYIAVVDEDIAAITFCANGDNLAIQHNKKELRKHLGWLKGTIANVVFKKEFQKPSVKTGDKIANLGFVATADKYRRQGIASTLMNYILSLPEYETFLLETIADTNTSALKLYKNLGFKEIKRTKQKHTKFSGINYYIDMEYKKNE is encoded by the coding sequence ATGCAAATTATGAGAGCAAATGAATTCAATGATCAATATGTACGGGAGAAGTTCAGCAAAACATTCGTAGATGGTTTTGGCAAAGATCTTCGCTATTTCGCAGAGGATAAGGAAAAACTAGCAAAAGCGCTCGAGCATATGTTTATTCTTGAGAATTTTTATATAGCAGTGGTGGATGAAGATATTGCTGCAATCACCTTTTGTGCTAATGGAGATAATCTGGCTATCCAACATAATAAGAAAGAATTACGAAAACATCTTGGCTGGCTAAAGGGAACCATTGCGAATGTTGTTTTCAAAAAAGAATTTCAGAAACCATCGGTAAAAACAGGTGATAAGATTGCTAATTTAGGATTTGTTGCCACAGCTGACAAATATCGCCGCCAAGGCATTGCTTCTACATTAATGAACTATATCCTTTCCTTACCGGAATACGAGACGTTTTTATTAGAAACGATTGCCGATACCAATACAAGTGCGCTAAAACTCTATAAAAACCTCGGATTTAAAGAAATAAAACGAACCAAACAGAAACATACAAAGTTTAGTGGGATTAATTACTATATTGATATGGAATACAAGAAAAATGAATAA